The nucleotide sequence AAGGTAGCCCGAGAAAATATTTTATTTGAAGAATTAATTCTACGCCGCTATCTTGAAAAAATGGGATTAACTCGTGAAGATGTGACGACGGTTGATCTAACGGCGGCTGATGCGGCGGCGGCTTTTACTGCCGGTAAAGTCAATATAGCGGTTACCTTTGAACCTTGGATGACGAAAGCGGCATCTGAAGGCAAAGGAGAAGTGGTTTTTTCGACAAAAGATACTAATATTGTGCCAGATGGGTTGATGGTCAGAGACAATGTCCTTCAAAACCGTCAAGCGGAGTTACAGGCATATTTAAGGGCCATTGATAAAGCCACCAAGCTGATTAAAGCTAAACCGTCTGAATTTACTGATATTATTGCCAAAAATTTAAGTATTCAAGCGGCAGAAGTCCCCGAACAAATGGCAGGGGTTAAGCTTTATGATCTAGACATGAATAAAACCCTTTCTTTTAATGCTAGTGAACCGATGGGATTATTTAATAGTATAGACTTTGCGTCAAAATCCGCCAAACAGATGAATTTAATACCCCAGGAAATTGATGTTAAAGCCGCTTTAGTTGATTCGGTGGTCAAATCGCTTTAGAATTTTAACAATAGGTTTTTTCTTGGGTTGATGAATGATGAGCGATCTTTTTGCAATTGATAGTCTGGATTTATCTAGTCAGACTGGTGAAACATTTTCTCAACCTAAGTTAGAGGTTGAAAAGGTGTTTAAACATTTTCCACACCTGAAAACAAACTTATCGGTGTTGGAAGATATTAATATTCAAGTATACCCGAATGAATTTGTCTCTATTGTAGGGGCTTCGGGTTGTGGAAAATCCACTTTACTGAATATTATTGCCGGGTTAATTCCCCCTTCGGCCGGACAAGTTTTGATGAATGGGGAAGTCATTGAAGAACCCGGATCAGATCGCGGAATGGTGTTTCAAAATTACACCCTTTTTCCTTGGCTGACTGTAGCTGATAATGTGGCTTTTGGGTTGAAGTTACGCGGCTTATCTTCAGGAGAAATTAAAGAGCAAGTATTTTACTATTTGTCAATCGTAGGTCTTACTCAATTTGCTAAGGCCTATCCTAAACAATTATCAGGCGGAATGAAGCAACGAGTGGCCATTGCTCGTGCTTTAGCCAATCATCCAGAAGTGTTACTGATGGACGAACCTTTTGGTGCATTAGATGCTCAAACTCGAGAGCAAATGCAGCAGTTTTTTTTAGAACTTTGGGAGCAAACCCATATTACGGTTTTAATGATTACTCATGATGTTGAGGAGGCAGTTTTTTTATCTGGGCGGGTATATGTAATGATAGCTAATCCGGGCAGAATTAAGGATGAATTTAAGATAGAACTGCCTCCAGAACGGGATTTAGAGATTAAAATGAGTGAAGATTTTTGGCAAATTAAGCGGCAGATTCTTAAATCTCTACAGCCTTAAAAAATTTGGGTGACAATCTTTAATTAAATATTTTTTAGCTCGAGGATAAACCGTTGGAAAATCAGCCCGTCAATCATCAAACAAGCCAACAGAAACCGGTTAGCAAAAAGCCGAAAAAAAGAAGTTCTGTCTTTTGGAAAGTGCGCTCAGATGTTCCCGTCAGACTGTATTACACGATGGTGGGGTTATCTCTTTTAATTCCCTTGTTAATCTGGGTCCTGTTGACTTATGGCAAATTGGTTAATCCTCTTTTTGTTCCTACGCCTACCCAAGTGATTCAACAGGCGATCGTTGTTTTAAGTAATGGTCAACTGATTTCTGATACTTTAGTGAGTGTTTCTAGAATTCTTTGGGGCTTTTTGTTTTCTGCAATTTTGGGTGTTCCTATTGGCTTGTTAATTGGTACGTTTAAAACAATGGAGGGCTTATTAGAGCCGATTTTAGGGTTAATGCGTTATATGCCGGCGGCGGCGTTTATTCCTTTGGTGATTCTCTGGGTAGGATTAGATGAGCCGGCTAAGGTGACGATTATTTTTTTAGGGACATTTTTTTATAATGTTTTGATGACCGCAGATGCAGTTAAATTTGTCCCCAGTGATTTGATTAAGGTTAGTTATACTTTAGGGGCTACCGAGAAAGATATATTTTTTAAGGTGATTTTTCCGGCGACTTTACCGAGTATTATTGATACTTTACGAATTAATATTGCTAGTGCTTGGAATTTTGTGATTGTGGCAGAGTTAATCGGGGCTAATAGTGGTCTGGGTTATCGCATTTTAATGGCGCAACGGGTGTTGAAAACTGAGGAGATTTTTCTCGGGATTATTTTGATTGGGTTGATTGGTTTGGGGATTGATTGGTTATTTAAGTTGTTATTTCGCTGGGTAGTTCCTTGGGCGATTGATAAGGTTTGAAAAACGGAATTTTATCTTTTATTTTAGCCATTACTAAAAAAAACACTAGCCGATGTGGGCGTGGCAGAGGGATCAACTCCACAAGCTAACCACCTCATCAGTCGTAGAAACATAAGCAAAAACATCACTCATACAGAGTAAAGCCGCCTGATAATACTCACGAGAAATGCCGGCGATGGCATCTTTAGGCACAATTACCCGATAATCGAGATTACGAGCCGTATAAACAGTATTCATCACACAGACATGAGCCGTTACCCCACAACAGATCAAATTTTCAATGCGTTTTGAGCGTAGCAACAAATCAAGCTCAGTACCCATAAAACAATCATAACGACGCTTATTGAGGATACGGTAATCAGATGGTTGAATATCTAACCCATCGGTTAACTCACAGCCTGGCGTACCCTCAAGACAATGTAAAGTATCAAATTCAAGCTCAATGCCAAAATCACTGTGATCAGCCCGGTGCATTTCATAAGTAAAAATGACTGGTAGAGTATGAAATCTTGCCCACTCAATCAACTGATTGATCACAGGGACTAAATCTCGTCCTCCTGGGGTTTCCTGTACAGCCTCTACATCAATAAAATCCCGTTCCATATCAATAATCAGTAGAGCGGTATTAGTGGGATGAATTTTATCAATGGGTATAGCTCGAATTCGAGGTTCCATAGCCTTTAAAAAATATATGGTTAAAAATTATTGATTGAGTGATCGAGTCGTGTTCAATTCGTGATAAAGATCACCCGTTCAAGGGCAACATTGTTTTAAACTAGACAATATCAAAACATGGTAAGGTGAAAAATATAGCAAAGGCAAGTCAAAAATCTTAACTGCACTAGGCAGCGTAGGAATTGTTAAAAATCTTAAAGACCCGATGAAACAGCTTTTTGAATATAATTTTAACAACGGATTAAACACTAAAGCCGTTCAGGTCCGTGATTGGCAAGAATTACCTCAAGCCTTGCAACTGCTTGGATTTACCCGCTCTTATTCCACCCTCGTTTTAGTCGGTGGTGCCGGAAAAATCAGCGAGTCTGACTATGCCCTCGTGCAAAAAATCTTTCTCAGAATTTTAGCTCCTTTGGCAGAATCATTACAAATTACGGTGGTTGATGGGGGGACAGATACCGGCATTATGCGCTTAATGGGAAAAGCGCGTGCTTCCATTGAAGGGACTTTTCCCCTACTCGGGGTAGCCGCCTACGGAACAGTGGTTACTCCAGGACTAATGACTTTCAATAGAGACGCGGCTTGTCTTGATCCTTATCATACCCATTTTGTTTTAGTTCCGGGTCATCGTTGGGGAGATGAGTCTCAATGGTTAGCTCGTATCCCTAGTATTATTTCTGAGACATCGCCTTCAGTCACTC is from Gloeothece verrucosa PCC 7822 and encodes:
- a CDS encoding ABC transporter substrate-binding protein; protein product: MIKFFRKRSLKGLIYLLLFIVCGILPIACNSGPSSAQTLTVGVSPWPGYAGHYVAMAKDMFKTEGVTVKEIFFPNQGDSDAAFLAGKVDLSWQGLPNAVMQISRDPSIKIVFQCDYSNGADGILGRNIKKPADLKGQKVARENILFEELILRRYLEKMGLTREDVTTVDLTAADAAAAFTAGKVNIAVTFEPWMTKAASEGKGEVVFSTKDTNIVPDGLMVRDNVLQNRQAELQAYLRAIDKATKLIKAKPSEFTDIIAKNLSIQAAEVPEQMAGVKLYDLDMNKTLSFNASEPMGLFNSIDFASKSAKQMNLIPQEIDVKAALVDSVVKSL
- a CDS encoding ABC transporter ATP-binding protein → MSDLFAIDSLDLSSQTGETFSQPKLEVEKVFKHFPHLKTNLSVLEDINIQVYPNEFVSIVGASGCGKSTLLNIIAGLIPPSAGQVLMNGEVIEEPGSDRGMVFQNYTLFPWLTVADNVAFGLKLRGLSSGEIKEQVFYYLSIVGLTQFAKAYPKQLSGGMKQRVAIARALANHPEVLLMDEPFGALDAQTREQMQQFFLELWEQTHITVLMITHDVEEAVFLSGRVYVMIANPGRIKDEFKIELPPERDLEIKMSEDFWQIKRQILKSLQP
- a CDS encoding ABC transporter permease, producing MENQPVNHQTSQQKPVSKKPKKRSSVFWKVRSDVPVRLYYTMVGLSLLIPLLIWVLLTYGKLVNPLFVPTPTQVIQQAIVVLSNGQLISDTLVSVSRILWGFLFSAILGVPIGLLIGTFKTMEGLLEPILGLMRYMPAAAFIPLVILWVGLDEPAKVTIIFLGTFFYNVLMTADAVKFVPSDLIKVSYTLGATEKDIFFKVIFPATLPSIIDTLRINIASAWNFVIVAELIGANSGLGYRILMAQRVLKTEEIFLGIILIGLIGLGIDWLFKLLFRWVVPWAIDKV
- a CDS encoding cysteine hydrolase family protein — protein: MEPRIRAIPIDKIHPTNTALLIIDMERDFIDVEAVQETPGGRDLVPVINQLIEWARFHTLPVIFTYEMHRADHSDFGIELEFDTLHCLEGTPGCELTDGLDIQPSDYRILNKRRYDCFMGTELDLLLRSKRIENLICCGVTAHVCVMNTVYTARNLDYRVIVPKDAIAGISREYYQAALLCMSDVFAYVSTTDEVVSLWS